In one Mycobacterium heckeshornense genomic region, the following are encoded:
- a CDS encoding PEP/pyruvate-binding domain-containing protein translates to MTYVLRFNDEAADDHGRVGGKGANLAKLTQAGFDVPPGFTVITDAYAEFIAANQLDEAIASRLSALSWSDPAELEKTLEDVRNLILAAPLPDGVAVAVESAYADLGGDEPYVAVRSSGTAEDLADSSFAGLHDSFLDVKGREALLDAIKRCWASLWTARATSYRHDHGFDQSTVAIAVVIQTMVESDVSGVMFTGNPLTTATDEIVINASWGLGEAVVQGIVTPDEYTVRSRNGRVISHSIGEKLVRIVRDPAAASGTVTESVPEALQDARCLSDDEIAQLADLGRRIQTYYDGFPQDIEWALHDGWLYLLQSRPITGVEFSWDSDVDDTMYPPGMDDAEDTIWTRAFSDAVNTGAVTPLTFSCRYIHINTDGWGQAARIAGLDKLARTRLFKYHKGTFYYNTRWERQMIEKIGLPALRPMLLEWTAPNEREDILAAPFSYWDFLRFYLKVTVLERDKSPFTLPQRLETHWRTERAADIAGLSTDELRSLSDDELIRYTERMLSLELEYNYEFDVGFYIYFRDIMGLLGLILQHWYDGGDPRMVFGQLVAGSPVQTDTLKENLALWKFSEQIRGSEVLMETFQKHEGADFFTALEASEEGRDFLAEYHPWAEEYGHRGEADRDMIYPRRCEDPSLEYASFATFLNASGLDPEKTEAETNRRREKVYEEVLANIRRKPLGALKAEAFKILYNLMHKWIAARDNERQSPTDRIMMGFKRGFLEIGRRVHERGQLDEPDGFHYLSKQELYSVFNGHAVNRALINTKIPARKRNCERLLHGDVELPKFIHHGRAVDLETGAAADDDGRLRGTGNSPGVVTGTARVVPKLADVVKVQPGDILIAHATDPGWTPVFLLIKGVVTETGGLLSHASCIAREYGFPAVQMPKAMQLIPNGATITVNGNTGEISIVDEDGNAAGSDEGSPSAIAARVPLGS, encoded by the coding sequence ATGACGTACGTCCTCCGTTTCAACGACGAAGCGGCCGATGACCACGGTCGCGTTGGCGGCAAAGGCGCCAACCTGGCGAAGCTCACTCAGGCCGGATTCGACGTGCCACCGGGATTCACCGTCATCACCGACGCTTACGCCGAGTTCATCGCGGCAAACCAGCTCGACGAGGCAATCGCCTCTCGTCTGTCGGCTCTGTCCTGGTCTGATCCTGCCGAGCTGGAGAAGACGCTGGAAGACGTGCGGAACCTAATCCTGGCAGCCCCGCTCCCGGACGGGGTCGCGGTGGCCGTCGAATCGGCGTACGCCGACTTGGGCGGCGATGAGCCCTATGTCGCGGTCAGATCGTCAGGGACGGCCGAAGACCTCGCCGACTCGTCGTTCGCCGGACTCCACGACAGCTTTCTCGACGTCAAGGGTCGCGAGGCGCTGCTGGACGCGATCAAGCGGTGTTGGGCGTCGCTGTGGACGGCACGAGCGACCTCCTACCGGCACGACCACGGCTTCGACCAGTCGACAGTGGCGATCGCCGTCGTGATCCAGACGATGGTGGAGTCCGACGTATCCGGGGTCATGTTCACCGGAAACCCGCTCACCACGGCCACCGACGAAATCGTGATCAACGCCAGCTGGGGCCTGGGCGAGGCGGTCGTCCAGGGAATCGTCACACCCGACGAGTACACGGTGCGCAGCCGCAACGGCCGGGTAATCTCACACTCGATCGGCGAGAAATTAGTGCGGATCGTCCGGGACCCTGCCGCTGCAAGCGGAACGGTCACGGAATCCGTTCCAGAGGCGCTGCAGGATGCTCGCTGCCTCTCGGATGACGAGATCGCCCAGCTCGCCGACCTAGGGCGGCGGATCCAGACCTACTACGACGGATTTCCCCAGGACATCGAGTGGGCGTTGCACGATGGGTGGCTGTACCTGCTGCAGTCGCGTCCGATCACCGGCGTCGAGTTTTCCTGGGATTCCGACGTCGACGACACCATGTATCCCCCCGGAATGGACGACGCCGAAGACACGATCTGGACGCGGGCGTTCTCCGACGCCGTCAACACCGGGGCGGTGACGCCGCTGACGTTCTCGTGCCGGTACATCCACATCAACACTGACGGCTGGGGGCAGGCCGCTCGCATCGCTGGACTCGATAAGTTGGCCAGGACCCGGCTGTTCAAGTACCACAAGGGGACCTTCTACTACAACACTCGCTGGGAACGCCAGATGATCGAGAAGATCGGACTTCCGGCGCTTCGCCCGATGCTGCTCGAATGGACCGCGCCGAACGAGCGTGAGGACATTCTCGCCGCCCCGTTCAGCTACTGGGACTTTCTGCGCTTCTATCTGAAGGTCACGGTGCTCGAGCGGGACAAGAGCCCGTTCACCCTGCCGCAGCGGCTCGAAACCCACTGGAGGACGGAGCGGGCTGCCGACATCGCTGGACTCTCTACCGATGAGCTGCGCAGCCTCTCGGACGACGAGCTCATTCGCTACACCGAGCGGATGCTCTCCTTGGAGCTGGAGTATAACTACGAGTTCGATGTCGGGTTCTACATCTATTTCCGCGACATCATGGGTTTGCTCGGCCTAATCCTTCAACACTGGTACGACGGCGGCGACCCACGGATGGTCTTCGGCCAGCTGGTCGCCGGGAGCCCGGTGCAGACCGACACCCTGAAGGAGAATCTGGCGCTTTGGAAATTCTCCGAGCAGATCCGGGGCTCAGAAGTCTTGATGGAGACGTTCCAGAAGCACGAGGGTGCCGACTTCTTCACCGCTCTCGAAGCGAGCGAGGAGGGCCGCGACTTCCTCGCGGAGTACCATCCGTGGGCCGAAGAATACGGTCATCGCGGCGAGGCGGATCGCGACATGATCTATCCCCGCCGGTGCGAGGACCCGTCGTTGGAATACGCGTCGTTCGCGACATTCCTCAATGCATCCGGACTCGATCCGGAGAAGACTGAAGCGGAGACCAACAGGCGCCGCGAAAAGGTTTACGAAGAAGTCCTCGCCAACATCCGGCGGAAGCCACTCGGAGCCCTCAAGGCCGAGGCGTTCAAGATCCTCTATAACCTGATGCACAAATGGATCGCCGCCCGAGACAACGAGCGCCAGAGTCCGACCGACCGGATCATGATGGGGTTCAAAAGAGGCTTCCTCGAAATCGGGCGGCGAGTGCACGAGCGAGGCCAGCTCGATGAGCCCGACGGATTCCACTATCTGAGCAAGCAGGAGCTCTACAGCGTCTTTAACGGGCACGCCGTCAACCGTGCACTCATCAACACCAAGATCCCAGCCCGCAAACGCAATTGCGAACGGCTTCTCCACGGCGACGTCGAGCTTCCGAAATTCATCCACCACGGGCGGGCCGTGGACCTCGAAACAGGTGCTGCCGCCGATGACGACGGACGCCTTCGGGGGACCGGGAACAGCCCCGGCGTGGTCACCGGGACGGCGAGAGTCGTTCCGAAGCTCGCCGACGTGGTCAAGGTGCAGCCTGGCGACATCCTCATCGCACACGCCACCGACCCCGGCTGGACACCGGTCTTCCTTCTCATCAAGGGCGTGGTCACGGAGACGGGCGGGCTGCTGTCTCATGCCTCCTGCATCGCTCGAGAGTACGGATTTCCTGCCGTACAGATGCCGAAGGCTATGCAGCTCATACCGAATGGCGCCACCATCACCGTCAACGGCAACACCGGTGAGATCAGCATCGTCGACGAAGACGGCAACGCAGCGGGAAGCGACGAGGGTTCCCCTTCGGCGATAGCTGCCCGTGTTCCGCTGGGCAGTTGA
- a CDS encoding AAA family ATPase, which translates to MILDWPLCGRDGELAQLREILSRNRAGAVIAGEAGVGKTRLAQEFLALPECGHHSVIRIAASRAARQIPLGAFAAVLPAVHHRQTRGFDERTDLMRRLVAGLLEVAAGRRLLLSVDDAHLLDDVSATLVHQFVVSGSAFVLATLRPDQTAPDPVVALWKDGLLDRLDLSGLDADAISMAVSSALRGPVDPTAIADLASRCQGNALFLRELVLGAVESAALIDDGGIWHFASELHPSGRLAELVDARLGEVAPAERSLLELLAFADVIGSAELDELSDPAVAERLERKGLVTARLEGRGLQLRLAHPLYGDVVRARIPTLRRRAIVRSLAEVVESRGARRREDVLRVATWRLDVGGASPELMMEAATMARWRYDFPLAARLAQAAIRAGAGFKAELLAAQVASLQGRAGDAEKRLAALARHATSDSERAPIAIARLDNYLYYLGQTDQALAVAEDAYRTIRDPIWRNEITAKRAGLLLATDGPEAAAAAAVPLLHEAKERALVWGCVIAGYSLGRLGRIEEALKAAGKGFEANLALNRPLEWYPWYHLFHRAEALAHAGRFADAQALSMEQYHTGVADRSPEAQAFFAWQICKRVGEQGHVTTSIQYGCEAALLFRQLDRPQFLHYCLGYLALAYALAGEPEKAHDALAELDALGLPANYFMGVDLLQTRAWVALARGEVRVAHRLLEEAAKVGQDIGDFVGAAAALHGLARLGAAEAAALRLSELSGRIEGQLAATRAAHACSLASCDAPGLEEAARAFEAMGADLLGAEAAADAATAWQQAGEPHRAARVAAWSRPLVTRCEGAVTPALQSGDLQSRLTPSEWQTALLAAAGRSNKEIATGLCLSVRTVESYLQAVYEKLGISSRGALAGLLSAAP; encoded by the coding sequence ATGATCCTGGACTGGCCGCTGTGCGGGCGTGACGGCGAACTTGCCCAGTTGCGCGAAATCCTGTCTCGAAATCGGGCGGGGGCAGTCATTGCGGGGGAGGCTGGGGTCGGTAAGACTCGCTTGGCTCAGGAGTTTCTCGCGCTGCCAGAGTGCGGCCACCACAGCGTCATTCGGATCGCTGCAAGCCGGGCCGCGAGACAGATCCCTTTGGGAGCGTTCGCCGCTGTCCTCCCAGCAGTGCACCATCGACAGACTCGCGGCTTTGACGAACGCACCGACCTTATGCGCCGGCTGGTGGCCGGGTTGCTCGAGGTTGCGGCGGGCCGCCGTCTCTTACTTTCTGTCGATGATGCCCATCTCCTTGACGATGTTTCGGCCACGCTGGTTCATCAATTCGTGGTCAGCGGCTCAGCATTCGTCTTGGCGACCCTCCGGCCAGATCAAACGGCGCCCGACCCTGTCGTCGCATTGTGGAAAGACGGCCTGCTCGATCGGCTGGATCTGAGTGGTCTGGACGCAGATGCCATCAGCATGGCGGTCTCGTCGGCCCTGCGGGGACCGGTTGACCCAACGGCAATCGCCGATCTCGCGTCGCGTTGCCAAGGCAATGCGCTCTTCCTGCGTGAACTCGTCTTGGGAGCCGTCGAGAGCGCGGCGCTGATAGACGACGGTGGCATTTGGCATTTCGCGAGTGAGTTGCACCCCTCCGGACGCCTGGCAGAACTCGTCGACGCTCGCCTGGGCGAAGTTGCGCCAGCCGAGCGGTCACTGCTTGAACTGCTCGCGTTCGCCGACGTGATCGGCTCCGCTGAACTGGACGAGCTCTCCGATCCGGCGGTCGCTGAGCGCCTGGAACGGAAAGGACTGGTAACGGCTCGCCTTGAAGGGCGCGGGCTTCAACTCCGATTGGCGCACCCGCTGTATGGCGACGTCGTCCGCGCACGGATCCCGACCCTTCGGCGCCGCGCGATCGTGCGTTCGCTCGCCGAAGTCGTCGAGTCCCGCGGGGCTCGACGCCGGGAAGACGTATTGCGTGTGGCCACCTGGCGACTCGACGTTGGTGGAGCCAGTCCAGAGCTCATGATGGAGGCGGCCACGATGGCACGCTGGCGCTATGACTTTCCTCTGGCCGCGCGCCTCGCTCAAGCCGCAATTCGGGCCGGCGCCGGATTCAAAGCCGAACTCTTAGCCGCTCAGGTCGCCAGCCTTCAGGGCCGGGCGGGCGACGCCGAAAAGAGGCTTGCCGCCCTCGCTCGGCACGCGACCTCCGACTCTGAGAGGGCGCCGATCGCCATTGCCCGGCTTGACAACTACCTGTACTACCTCGGCCAAACAGATCAAGCGCTCGCCGTCGCCGAGGACGCGTACCGAACGATAAGGGATCCGATCTGGCGAAATGAGATTACGGCAAAGCGCGCGGGTCTGTTACTCGCCACGGACGGCCCCGAAGCCGCGGCGGCCGCGGCGGTCCCGCTCCTTCATGAAGCGAAGGAAAGGGCGCTCGTCTGGGGATGTGTGATCGCCGGATACAGCCTTGGTCGTCTTGGTCGTATTGAGGAGGCGCTGAAAGCGGCAGGGAAGGGGTTTGAGGCGAATCTCGCGCTCAATCGGCCGCTGGAGTGGTATCCGTGGTACCACTTGTTTCACCGGGCCGAGGCCCTGGCGCACGCTGGCCGGTTCGCAGATGCCCAGGCCTTGTCCATGGAGCAATACCACACGGGAGTCGCGGACAGGTCGCCTGAAGCCCAAGCGTTCTTCGCCTGGCAGATCTGCAAGAGAGTAGGTGAGCAGGGGCACGTAACGACGTCGATTCAGTACGGTTGCGAAGCGGCTCTTCTTTTCCGACAACTCGATCGACCTCAGTTCTTGCACTATTGCCTTGGTTACCTCGCCTTGGCCTACGCCCTTGCAGGCGAGCCCGAGAAGGCACACGACGCGCTGGCCGAACTCGACGCCCTCGGTCTTCCGGCCAACTACTTCATGGGTGTGGATCTGTTGCAGACGCGTGCCTGGGTTGCCTTGGCGAGGGGCGAGGTCCGAGTGGCTCATCGCCTGCTCGAAGAAGCCGCAAAGGTCGGACAAGACATTGGTGACTTCGTCGGCGCAGCCGCTGCGCTCCACGGTTTGGCCCGCCTCGGGGCGGCGGAGGCGGCGGCTCTGCGCCTGTCGGAGCTCAGCGGTCGAATCGAAGGACAACTCGCGGCAACTCGTGCGGCTCACGCGTGCAGCCTCGCCTCTTGCGACGCACCGGGTCTCGAAGAGGCGGCGCGGGCGTTTGAGGCGATGGGGGCCGACCTCCTCGGCGCCGAGGCAGCCGCTGACGCCGCGACCGCCTGGCAACAGGCCGGAGAACCACATCGCGCCGCGCGGGTGGCCGCTTGGAGTCGCCCTCTTGTCACCCGTTGCGAAGGCGCCGTCACACCGGCTTTACAGTCGGGCGATCTTCAATCCCGTCTCACCCCGTCTGAATGGCAAACGGCGCTCCTGGCGGCAGCCGGGCGTTCCAACAAGGAGATCGCGACAGGGCTTTGCCTCTCGGTTCGAACCGTTGAGAGCTACCTCCAAGCGGTGTACGAAAAGCTCGGTATCAGCAGCCGTGGCGCCTTGGCGGGGCTGTTGTCGGCGGCACCGTAG